A window of the Bdellovibrio sp. ZAP7 genome harbors these coding sequences:
- a CDS encoding cupin domain-containing protein — translation MIITRWQAPLVPSKQQVHMILEAEGLEPYDETYAPQTKIPDHRHPFAEVRIVVAGEMLFNISGNQFVLRPGDRVEIPANTKHTHTSQGSAECICVCAQRAI, via the coding sequence ATGATTATCACTCGCTGGCAAGCACCATTGGTGCCTAGCAAACAACAAGTTCACATGATTCTCGAGGCTGAGGGCTTGGAACCCTATGATGAGACTTATGCTCCTCAAACGAAGATCCCGGATCATCGCCATCCATTTGCTGAGGTTCGCATCGTTGTTGCTGGTGAGATGCTGTTCAATATATCAGGAAACCAGTTTGTTTTGCGCCCTGGCGATCGCGTTGAAATTCCGGCCAACACCAAGCACACTCACACGTCCCAAGGATCTGCCGAGTGTATTTGTGTTTGCGCACAAAGGGCCATTTAA
- a CDS encoding replication-associated recombination protein A produces MDFTAQMNYRSSMDLFSSSAAALATSPLSEILRPKNLDEIIGQEKTIGSQSKLGQMLRKGYLPSLIIWGPPGTGKTTFALALSQHFKAHFENINATEAGTKVLREIGEAGHDRRLQYQQKTILFVDEIHRFNKGQQDVLLPFVEKGDLVLVGATTENPSYELNRALLSRCRVVVFERLSEANLRQIVARAETQYKKPLTEILQPEAIENLLQFSDGDARRLINSLEILYSFMKDGAESPLSTNDMRELLQQNPIGYDKNSEMHYDLISAFIKSVRGSDPDAAMYYLARMLDGGEDPIFIARRLIILASEDISNADPRAISVAIAGLQAVEAIGLPEGAITLSQVTTYLASCPKSNASYMALHKARALVEQTKTLPVPLHLRSAKTALAKDMGYGRDYKYPHDYPTGWTEQSYLPSELQDEKIYEPTTHGFEKNIRDYLAWMKQKRAENKDS; encoded by the coding sequence ATGGATTTCACTGCCCAGATGAACTATAGATCCAGCATGGATTTGTTTTCCTCATCAGCCGCAGCATTAGCCACGTCTCCTCTTTCCGAGATTCTTCGCCCAAAAAACTTGGACGAAATTATCGGACAGGAAAAGACTATTGGATCCCAGTCTAAACTGGGACAGATGCTTCGCAAAGGCTACCTGCCAAGTCTCATTATCTGGGGCCCTCCAGGGACGGGGAAAACAACGTTTGCATTGGCCCTTTCTCAACATTTCAAAGCCCATTTTGAAAACATTAATGCGACCGAGGCGGGAACAAAAGTTTTGCGAGAAATCGGCGAAGCGGGCCATGACCGTCGTCTGCAGTACCAACAAAAAACCATTCTTTTCGTGGACGAAATCCACCGTTTCAACAAAGGACAACAGGACGTTCTTTTGCCATTTGTCGAAAAGGGCGATCTGGTTTTGGTGGGGGCAACAACGGAAAACCCAAGCTACGAGCTCAATCGCGCCTTACTCAGTCGTTGTCGAGTCGTCGTTTTTGAACGATTAAGCGAAGCGAACCTGCGCCAGATCGTCGCCCGTGCCGAGACACAATACAAAAAACCTCTCACAGAAATTCTCCAGCCCGAGGCGATAGAAAATCTTCTGCAATTCTCGGATGGGGATGCCCGCCGTTTAATTAACAGTCTCGAAATTTTGTATAGCTTCATGAAAGACGGCGCAGAATCTCCGCTATCAACTAACGATATGCGCGAACTTCTTCAGCAGAATCCTATCGGCTACGATAAAAATTCGGAAATGCACTACGATCTGATTTCCGCATTCATTAAAAGCGTGCGAGGGAGCGATCCTGATGCAGCGATGTACTACCTCGCGCGAATGCTAGATGGGGGAGAGGACCCGATATTCATCGCTCGCCGCCTGATTATTCTGGCATCCGAAGACATCAGCAATGCAGATCCACGAGCGATTTCAGTGGCGATTGCGGGCCTTCAGGCAGTGGAGGCAATTGGCCTTCCCGAGGGGGCCATCACTCTGTCTCAAGTGACGACCTATTTGGCATCTTGTCCCAAATCCAATGCTTCGTACATGGCCCTTCACAAAGCCCGAGCCCTCGTGGAGCAAACGAAAACGTTGCCAGTGCCTTTGCATTTGCGTTCGGCAAAAACAGCCTTAGCAAAAGACATGGGATATGGTCGTGACTACAAATATCCCCACGATTATCCGACGGGTTGGACAGAGCAATCGTACCTGCCTTCAGAGCTTCAAGATGAAAAAATCTATGAGCCAACGACTCACGGTTTTGAAAAGAATATCCGGGATTATTTAGCGTGGATGAAGCAAAAACGTGCAGAAAATAAAGACAGTTAG
- a CDS encoding type IV pilus secretin PilQ, giving the protein MNGFIRLMIVAAMIASLTSCASRPAQDDLSLEDGLDSSAGAELSLDDTGSSDAVAEADAAPVDDTAAAPADAGGKDEFADFDNSPEDQAHQAGQSEPQGGNLEDEFNQADGAAPQQAQQDAPAPVDAGPVEMPPIVDTEPPAAPQVADIPEQPAMEEAPAPEIPQAQEPAQASTSQGRPATITDLQFKSNENGGTVVVSGNRPLTYTTRTNPDLHQYIVEVENAILPDRLKRSLNTKDIRGAVGAIDAYQNPGSTTARFVIQLRDGVAEPAVQNEGNSLLIVAAGAAATSQVAAGDAASGASFDEHAVGGDGKILPNQNLTEFLTGNTQFYGKKISIETSNMDIRDALNFITEESGVNMVISDEVKGNVSLKLRQVPWDQALVVLMRARKLGYTRQGNVLRIAPLGDLRTEEDDAAKLALARKNTEPLKVRMFNISYAKVDELEKKLKDFLGERGRVVGDLRTNSVVVTDIAENLDRAAKLIASLDTQPPQVLIEGKIVEASERFLRSVGVNWNVSGQAISLGNTTRGPVNMSPRFNINPTMAQSGNFNFNVDVGTLDVFGSISAALSLSETEAKVKTLSSPRIMTMSNEPAYISQTTEVPVKQVTITGNSSQETYQFKPLALRLDVTPQVTADGSVMMKVKVARQIAGAKETDGSFSTNSREADTRVLVKNGQTAVIGGIYTSDATENESGVPWLREIPFLGNLFKVSTVTKDKSELLVFLTPRVTGQQGAAAKNNHDSQGSMQ; this is encoded by the coding sequence ATGAACGGATTCATTAGACTAATGATCGTAGCAGCAATGATTGCATCTCTCACTTCATGCGCCAGCCGTCCAGCGCAGGACGATCTATCTTTAGAGGATGGTTTGGATTCCTCTGCAGGAGCTGAGCTCAGTCTTGACGATACGGGCAGTTCAGACGCAGTGGCTGAAGCTGATGCGGCTCCTGTTGATGACACAGCGGCAGCGCCAGCCGATGCCGGAGGAAAAGACGAGTTCGCAGACTTCGATAACTCTCCGGAAGATCAGGCTCATCAAGCTGGTCAAAGTGAACCACAAGGTGGAAACCTTGAAGACGAGTTTAACCAAGCTGATGGCGCAGCCCCTCAGCAAGCGCAACAGGATGCTCCGGCACCAGTTGATGCTGGTCCCGTTGAAATGCCACCGATCGTAGACACAGAACCACCAGCGGCTCCTCAGGTTGCGGATATTCCAGAGCAGCCAGCAATGGAAGAAGCTCCTGCTCCTGAAATTCCACAAGCACAAGAGCCGGCTCAAGCTTCTACAAGCCAGGGTCGTCCTGCGACGATCACAGATTTGCAATTCAAATCAAATGAAAATGGTGGAACTGTCGTAGTTTCTGGAAATCGTCCTTTAACCTACACGACACGTACGAATCCGGATTTGCACCAATACATCGTTGAAGTTGAAAATGCGATTCTTCCAGACCGCTTGAAGCGCTCTCTGAACACGAAAGACATCCGCGGTGCCGTGGGTGCAATTGATGCCTATCAAAACCCCGGCTCGACGACAGCACGCTTCGTGATTCAACTTCGTGACGGTGTTGCAGAGCCCGCAGTTCAGAACGAAGGTAATTCCCTTTTGATCGTAGCTGCAGGAGCCGCCGCAACATCACAGGTTGCAGCAGGTGATGCTGCTTCCGGCGCATCGTTTGATGAGCATGCTGTGGGTGGAGATGGAAAAATCCTCCCTAATCAAAATTTGACGGAATTCTTGACTGGCAACACGCAATTCTACGGTAAAAAGATTTCCATCGAGACAAGCAATATGGATATCCGTGACGCCCTGAACTTCATTACTGAAGAGAGCGGCGTGAACATGGTTATTTCTGACGAGGTCAAAGGAAACGTCAGCCTGAAATTGCGTCAAGTACCCTGGGACCAAGCATTGGTCGTTTTGATGAGAGCGCGTAAGCTTGGTTACACTCGTCAAGGTAACGTTCTAAGAATCGCTCCATTGGGAGACTTGCGCACAGAGGAAGACGATGCAGCGAAACTGGCTTTGGCTCGTAAAAATACCGAGCCATTGAAAGTTCGTATGTTCAATATTAGTTACGCCAAGGTTGATGAGCTCGAGAAAAAATTGAAAGATTTCTTGGGCGAGCGCGGAAGAGTCGTAGGTGATTTGCGTACGAATTCTGTGGTGGTGACTGATATCGCAGAAAACCTGGATCGCGCGGCTAAATTGATTGCATCTCTCGACACGCAACCACCGCAAGTTTTGATCGAAGGAAAAATCGTCGAAGCTTCCGAGCGTTTCTTGCGTAGCGTGGGTGTGAATTGGAACGTATCTGGTCAGGCGATCAGCTTGGGCAATACAACTCGTGGCCCGGTGAACATGAGTCCTCGTTTCAACATCAATCCAACGATGGCTCAATCCGGCAACTTTAACTTTAACGTCGACGTCGGAACTCTGGATGTTTTCGGAAGTATTTCTGCGGCACTTTCATTGTCTGAGACTGAGGCAAAGGTTAAGACTCTTTCCTCTCCTAGAATTATGACAATGTCGAATGAACCGGCATACATTAGTCAGACGACAGAAGTTCCAGTTAAGCAGGTTACAATTACGGGGAATTCTAGCCAAGAGACGTATCAATTTAAGCCATTGGCACTGCGTTTGGATGTAACTCCTCAGGTAACTGCCGACGGATCTGTTATGATGAAGGTGAAGGTTGCTCGTCAAATCGCTGGTGCGAAAGAAACCGACGGTTCATTCTCTACGAATAGCCGTGAAGCAGATACGCGTGTTCTGGTTAAAAACGGTCAGACAGCAGTTATCGGTGGTATCTACACGAGCGATGCGACTGAAAACGAAAGCGGTGTTCCTTGGTTGAGAGAAATCCCATTCCTTGGAAACCTGTTTAAAGTCAGCACGGTGACTAAAGATAAGTCTGAACTTTTGGTTTTCCTTACCCCACGTGTGACTGGTCAGCAGGGGGCGGCAGCCAAGAACAATCACGACTCTCAGGGGTCAATGCAATAA
- a CDS encoding pilus assembly protein PilP produces MKSVRWMMSYIIVAALGLWLAFAVSAKFMAPAHSQEQPPAAPPAPPSGGPSNGDLPPEFMNEVNQAQPGGAPPPPANLPPDANAQTAPPAIPAPPQGASMEPPAMGDAVTAPNAPSISDMLSKDNYAYDPNGKRDPFKPFRIIKATKKETPADQLEPLQRWDLERLQIVGILWDVKTPRAMIRDPDGGVYTVVKSSKMGRNDGYISAIREGEIVVIETKYDEDKPIKESRIMEFKK; encoded by the coding sequence GTGAAGTCCGTAAGATGGATGATGTCTTACATTATAGTTGCCGCATTAGGGCTTTGGTTGGCATTTGCTGTCAGCGCGAAGTTTATGGCACCTGCGCATTCTCAAGAGCAACCGCCGGCAGCCCCCCCAGCTCCACCGTCTGGTGGCCCTAGCAACGGAGACCTGCCACCTGAATTTATGAATGAAGTAAATCAGGCGCAACCAGGTGGAGCTCCCCCGCCGCCAGCGAACCTTCCACCGGACGCGAATGCGCAAACGGCACCACCAGCAATTCCTGCTCCACCTCAAGGTGCTTCTATGGAACCACCAGCTATGGGTGATGCAGTTACAGCGCCGAATGCGCCGTCTATTTCAGATATGTTGTCTAAAGACAATTACGCTTACGATCCAAATGGCAAACGTGACCCGTTTAAGCCGTTTCGAATTATCAAGGCGACGAAAAAGGAAACTCCTGCTGATCAGCTCGAGCCTTTGCAGCGATGGGATTTGGAACGTTTGCAAATTGTTGGTATCCTTTGGGATGTAAAAACACCTCGCGCGATGATCAGAGATCCGGATGGTGGCGTTTACACAGTCGTTAAAAGTTCTAAAATGGGCCGAAATGATGGATATATTTCGGCAATTCGTGAGGGTGAGATTGTTGTCATCGAGACAAAATACGATGAAGACAAACCTATTAAAGAATCTCGCATCATGGAATTTAAAAAATAA
- the pilO gene encoding type 4a pilus biogenesis protein PilO encodes MNKFFDTLAGFTYGKTFGLGIVVGALFYFTLYDDGSQVEAQIAAIQQQVQEQEAKKKDTDATLKQVNEMREKLGRLSQQYQEISRRLPTVLFSIDINKAIDGFARGAGVSVKIKKPGENIKREVVEEVPVEVTLEGSYAQLAQFVSLVSSSERMARVRNITISDQDSTDPTKKLKFEGLVVGYKLAPEKEKTEKPQ; translated from the coding sequence ATGAATAAGTTCTTCGATACTCTTGCTGGCTTCACTTACGGAAAGACTTTCGGTCTAGGAATCGTCGTGGGCGCGCTGTTTTATTTCACCCTCTATGACGATGGCTCTCAGGTCGAGGCGCAAATTGCGGCCATTCAGCAACAAGTTCAAGAACAGGAAGCCAAAAAGAAAGACACGGATGCGACTTTGAAACAAGTCAACGAGATGCGCGAAAAACTCGGACGACTGAGTCAGCAGTACCAGGAAATTTCTCGCCGACTTCCGACGGTTTTATTTTCTATCGATATCAATAAAGCGATCGATGGATTTGCCCGCGGTGCTGGTGTCAGCGTAAAGATCAAAAAGCCAGGGGAGAATATTAAACGCGAAGTCGTGGAAGAAGTGCCGGTTGAGGTGACTCTCGAAGGCAGTTATGCCCAGCTAGCTCAGTTCGTATCGTTGGTTTCTTCTTCCGAGAGAATGGCGAGAGTTAGAAATATAACTATTTCGGATCAAGATAGCACTGATCCGACAAAGAAATTAAAGTTCGAAGGTTTGGTTGTGGGTTATAAACTTGCACCTGAAAAAGAGAAAACGGAGAAGCCGCAGTGA
- a CDS encoding PilN domain-containing protein — translation MIKINLASNQVGTNAALGAQFGDVILEDGGGSDEARKEALKRLVILLIPALGLYAYQEQHVPELQARLGSLQTTLSELENYNSKQAASVAEIKKFKEDEAIIEARISALDKISRDRSREIRVIDLMQQVIPEKAWLTKITLNPDRMNVQGLGLSDFEVSQFLEALTKSVFLMDVNLVNSTEVTLDGMILKKFEISAVLERTP, via the coding sequence ATGATTAAAATTAATCTCGCCTCCAATCAAGTTGGTACAAATGCAGCCCTTGGCGCCCAGTTTGGCGATGTCATCCTTGAAGATGGCGGTGGAAGTGATGAGGCCCGTAAGGAGGCCCTGAAGCGCTTGGTAATTTTGTTGATACCGGCTCTGGGTCTTTATGCTTACCAAGAGCAACACGTCCCTGAATTGCAGGCACGTCTCGGTTCTTTGCAGACCACTTTAAGCGAGCTTGAAAATTACAACTCCAAGCAAGCTGCATCCGTGGCTGAAATTAAAAAGTTTAAAGAAGACGAAGCTATTATCGAAGCCCGTATTTCAGCACTGGATAAGATTTCCCGAGATCGCTCCCGCGAAATTCGCGTCATCGATCTTATGCAACAAGTGATTCCGGAAAAAGCTTGGTTAACTAAGATCACATTGAATCCCGATCGTATGAATGTTCAGGGCTTGGGCTTAAGCGACTTTGAGGTTTCACAATTTTTGGAAGCTCTCACCAAGAGCGTATTCTTAATGGACGTAAACCTTGTCAATTCGACGGAAGTGACCCTGGATGGAATGATCCTGAAAAAGTTTGAAATCAGCGCCGTATTGGAGAGAACACCATGA
- the pilM gene encoding type IV pilus assembly protein PilM, which yields MFFKSKKVIGLDIGTSSIKLAEMDISGKGAQLLSFGFAPTPPNSVSGGEIVDIAAVGISIQNLIAEVKSKRKNLATAMWGTAVIVKKITIPKMDKKLVRDQIRFEAEQYIPFDINNISLAHHILSTSASPDTMDILLIAAQNELVTQYTQVIEFSGLKCSVLDVSGFALANSFEVNYGKFPGEVVGILNFGASITNFVVLQYGEVIFCRDIPVGGANYTNEIHKAMGVTVGEAEALKLSAVSRRDVPDEVHSVISATNEAVTEEIRSSLDFLSATTNGLTLNRCFYTGGSSQTSGLIETISRVTGIPMEPFNPFAKIKANPKKFSPEYLAQIKNFAGVVTGLALRQEGDGA from the coding sequence ATGTTTTTTAAATCTAAAAAAGTAATCGGACTCGACATCGGTACGAGTTCAATTAAATTAGCCGAAATGGATATTAGTGGTAAAGGAGCCCAGTTACTCTCCTTTGGTTTTGCGCCAACGCCTCCCAATTCCGTTTCTGGTGGTGAGATCGTGGATATCGCAGCCGTCGGTATCTCCATTCAAAACCTGATCGCAGAAGTAAAATCCAAACGTAAAAATCTCGCAACAGCTATGTGGGGAACTGCGGTTATCGTTAAGAAAATCACGATTCCTAAAATGGACAAAAAACTTGTTCGGGATCAGATCCGCTTCGAGGCTGAGCAATATATTCCTTTTGATATTAACAATATCAGTCTTGCGCATCACATTCTTTCGACAAGTGCCAGCCCGGACACGATGGATATCTTATTGATTGCGGCACAAAATGAATTAGTAACGCAATACACACAAGTCATTGAGTTCAGCGGTTTGAAATGTTCCGTTCTTGATGTGAGTGGTTTTGCTTTGGCGAATTCATTCGAAGTCAATTACGGCAAATTCCCAGGTGAAGTTGTCGGTATTTTGAATTTCGGAGCTTCAATTACTAATTTCGTGGTGCTTCAATACGGCGAGGTCATCTTCTGCCGTGATATCCCGGTTGGTGGCGCGAATTATACAAATGAAATTCACAAAGCTATGGGGGTCACCGTAGGTGAAGCTGAAGCTTTGAAATTGAGTGCAGTTTCTCGTCGTGATGTACCTGACGAAGTTCACAGTGTTATCAGCGCGACTAACGAGGCCGTGACTGAAGAAATTCGCAGCAGCCTTGATTTCCTAAGTGCCACAACTAACGGACTTACTTTGAATCGTTGCTTCTATACGGGCGGCAGCTCACAAACATCGGGCTTGATTGAAACAATCTCCCGCGTGACGGGCATTCCCATGGAGCCATTTAATCCGTTTGCGAAAATCAAAGCGAACCCAAAGAAATTCTCTCCAGAATACCTTGCGCAAATTAAAAACTTCGCAGGAGTAGTAACCGGCCTGGCACTTCGCCAGGAAGGGGATGGCGCATGA